DNA from Cystobacter fuscus DSM 2262:
CGACGGGTATGTCTATCCCCAGAAGCCGGGGCCCTTCCGCTTCGATCGGGTGCTCGCGAAGATCAATGAGCTGGATTTGAAGCTCGTCGAGTCGCCCGCGCCGAAGAAGTAGGCGCGGCCCACGGGGGGCCGGCCGCTACGGCACCGCCGACGGCGCCTTGGCCACCTGGCGGCGGCCCCCGACGAAGTCCTCCACGCCCTGGGCGATGGCCTGGGCCACCTCGTCCTGGTACGCCTCGGAGGCCAGCCGCTTCTCCTCCTCGGGGTGGGACAGGAAGGACGTCTCCACGAGGATGGCCGGCATCCTCGCGCCCAGCAGCACGTAGAACAGCGCCTCCTTCGTGCCCAGGTTCTTCACGCCCGAGTAGTTCGCCGACAGGTGGCTCACCAGGTTGCGCTGCACCTGGTTGGCCAGCCGCGTGGACTCCTCGGTGTTGGCCTTGGTGGCCAGGTCCGCGAGGATGAACTGCAGGTCGCTGATGCCCTTCTCCGAGGAGGCGTTCTCGCGCGCCGCCAGGCGGATGGAGTAGCGGTCCGCCGAGGTGTTGAGCGTATAGGTCTCGATGCCGCGCAGCTTGGACGTGGTCGCCGAGTTGCAGTGGATGGAGATGAAGAGATCGCCCCGGGTGTCGTTGGCCAGGCGCGCGCGCTCCTCGAGCTTCAGGTAGCGATCCTCGTCACGCGTGAGCAGCACCTCCAGGCCGCGCTCGCGCAGCTCCCGCGCGAGCTTGCGCGAGATGGCCAGCGTCACGTCCTTCTCCTTCAGCCCCTTGCGGCTGATGGCGCCCGTGTCATGCCCGCCGTGCCCCGCGTCGATGACCACCCGGCGTACCTTCAACCCGAGCTGCTCCGCCAGCGTCAGCTCCGCGCCGTTGGACACCTTCGCCGCGGCCTTGAGTCGCGCCTGCGCCATGTGCTCGTCCACCGCCGCGGTGACGGGCTTGTTCGCCCCGAGCAGCTCGGCCGACCTGGGCGCGGGCAACGCCTTCGCATCGGCGAACTTCACCTCCACGGGCTTGGGCTCCACCGGCTTCGTCTCGGCGACCTTCACCTCCACGGCCTTCGGCTCCACCGGCTTCGTCTCGGCGACCTTCACCTCCACGGCCTTCGGCTCCACCGGCTTCGTCTCGGCGGTCTTGGTCTCCACCGGAGCCGGGGACGACGGCGTGGCCGACGCCTCCCGCGCCTGCTGGCTGATGGCGTCGAGCAACGGCGACGAGCTGGGACGCTCGCCGCCCGTCGTGGCCGAGGCCTGCGCGGTGGCGGGCTCCGCGGGCTTGCTGAGATCGACGCGGATGACCGGCGGCTGCGGCGTGGGGGCCGGCTTGACGGGCTCGGGCGCGGACGCCACGACGGGCGCAGGCGCCGGCTCCGCGGGCTTGCGAGCGGGAACCGGAGCGGGAGCCGCCTTGGGCGGCGGGGGGAGCGAGGCCAGGAGCGACTTGAGCTCCGCGATCCGGTCTCCCTTGGAGTGTTTGGCCAGGAAGCTGGTGATGATGCGGCGCGCGGTCTCGGGCTGATCCATCCGCTCGAAGTAGATGCGCGCGAGCGTCACCGCCGCGTCGTCCGCGAGCCGATGGCGCGAGTGGGCCTCCACCACGCGGGTGTAGTCGGCGATGGCCGCCTGCTGATCCTCCACGACGAACGAGAGGCGGCTGAGCGAATTGAGCAGCTCGGCCGCGGTGTAGAGGGCGTCCGGAGCGCGTTCGCTCTTGGGGTAGTGGCTGGCGACGGCCTCGAACTTGCTGGCCACGTTGAGCCAGTGGTGGCGCAGCTTGCGCCGCGCGGCGTCGTCCTTGAGGACGTAATAGGAGCGGCGCGCCTCCTCGTAGGCGACCTCGGCGGGATCCCGCTTGGCCTGGGCGGAGAGCGGCAGCAGCAGGGCCAGGAGCGGAGCGAGGTGAGAGCGCATGAACGAGGCCTCCAGGTAGGGCGAGGGCTACAGACGTGTGTCATGGCCCTCCCCCCCCGGCAATTTTTCGCCCCTCAGCGCACCCACTCCAGGGTCCGGGCCAGCTCCTCGTCGATGACCCGGGCCTCTCCGGGCAGGGAGGACAGCACCGCCGCCAGCACCTTGTCCCCGTTGCGCACCGGGGCGCGGCCGCCCCGCAGGCGCGCGCGCACCGCGTGCTTCTGGTCCTGCTTCCAATAGGTGGCGGGGAAGATGGCTTCCCGGCGGGACTCGGGCAGGGCCGCGTCCGGCGTCAGCCACACCAACATGCCCTTGCGCAGCGGCTCCAGCTCCGCGCGCAGGGTGCGCTTGAGCTCCCAGGCGAAGAGGCCCAGGGCCCCGAGCGCTCCGAGCAGCACGCCCCAGGGCACCAGCCCGAGGGCCCGCGCCCGGGCACGCACGTGGCGCTCCTCCCGGGGCTTGTCTGGCACCTGGGGATCCACCAACAGGGGAATACGGGCGCCCCGGCCCAGGCCCTCGACATCCTCGACGCGCGCGCGCACGCCACTGGCCGAGTAGCTCACGGGCCCTACATTATAGAGCACCTCCAGGCGTGCCTCGGCGCCGTCCCGCTCGTCAAGCGGGGGCAAGGTCATGGTGACCAGTTGACCATCCAACGGCTCGGCGCGCGCGAGGAAACCCTGCTCTTCCACGACGAAGCGGCCGAGCAGCGCCGCACCCGCCCCGAGGGCCGCCATCAGCGCGAGCCCCCCGAGCAACACCCGGCCGAGCCGTGCGAGGGCACCCGGGACGCGGATGAGCGAAACGCGCCGGGGCGCTTGAGGAATGGCGAGTTGCATGGCCCGCATCCTATACAGACCTTCCCGTACCGACATGAAACCGGAGGCCGAGAGTGGAGCGAACATGCCCGGGGTAGAGAACTCCTGGCTGACGCCAGGGGGACGATTGCTCCGTCGGTTGGACGTCTTTCTCTCCGAGCCCTTGCGCCAGGCGGCCCCGGAGGATCTCGGCCGCTACCGGCTGCTCATCCTCATCTCCCTCGGTCTGCTGTTGCTCAATGCCCTGAGCCTCCTGGCGCTGCCCTGGAGCCCCGAGCCGTGGGTGCAGGGTCCGCTCGCGCTCCTCATCCTGGGGGTGACCACGCTGGCGCTGGCGCGGTTGCGCCGCCAGTGCTCGCCCGAGAAGACGGCGCTCCTGGTCTGTTCGGCACTGGGCGTGGCCCTCGTGTTCATCAGCACCGCGCAGGAGCTGCCCTACTCGGCCTCGCACGCGGCGACCATGTTGCTGCCCGCGTTGTCCGTCTATCTGGTGGGCGCTCGCCTGGGATTCTTCCTCACGCTCCCCGTCTGTCTGGTTCTGGGCGTGCTCCACCCCCTGCGCTACACGCTGCTCGGGCACATGCCCCGGCAGGATCTCGTCCAGTTATGGATATTGGACGTGTCCGCCGCCGTCTTCATGCTGTGCATCTGGGCGGTGAGCTGGATGCACGCCTCCGCGCTGGACCAGGCACGCCTCTCCCGGGAGCAGATGCTGCGCACGCTGCATGAGAGCGAGTACAAGCTGCGCACGCTCATCGAGAACACCGACGATCTGGTGTGCTCGCTGGACACGAAGGGCCGGATCCTCGTCGCCAACGCGGCGATGCGCGACTACTGCCGTGGCCGCTACGGATGGCAGGCGATCCCCGGCGAGCCCCTGCTCTCCCCCGACGCCCAGAACCAGCGGCAGGTGGAGCACATCCTCCAGCAGGTGCTGCGAGGGCAGTCCGTGAGGCTCGAGGATGGCTCGCTCGAGGGCAGCCCGCCGAAGGTGCTGGAGCTGTCCTTCAAGCCCGTCCTCGGCGAGCAGGGGCAGCCGATCGGCGTGACCCTCTTCGGCCGGGACGTCACCGAGCGCCGCGAGGCCGAGCACAAGCTCTCCGAGATGCACCGCTCCCTGGTGGATGTCTCGCGTCAGGCGGGCATGGCCGAGGTGGTCACCGGGCTGTTGCACAACGTGGGCAACACCCTCAACAGCATCAACGTCTCGGTGCACCTGGTCACCGAGCGCATCCGCGCCTCGCGCGTGGGCAGCATGGTGCGCGCCGCGGAGCTCATCCACACGCACCGCGAGGCGCTGGGCAGGTTCCTCGAGCAGGATCCCCGGGGGCAGCAGCTGCCTTCCTACATGCTCGCCCTCTCGCGGCAGCTCATCGAGGAGCAGCAGGCCCTGCTGGCCGAGCAGCGCACCCTCACCGACGCGTTGGATCACGTCAAATCCATCATCGGCATGCAGCAGGAGCATGCGCGCGTGTCCGCGCCGGTGGAGCTGGTGAAGGTGTCCCAGCTCATCGACGATGCCTTGCGGCTGCATGCCGTGTCCTTCCAGCGCTCGGGCATCGACATCCGCCGCGAGTACGAGCCGCTGCCGCCCATCCTGCTCGACCGGCACAAGCTGCTGCAGATCCTGCTCAACCTGCTCAGCAATGCCCGCCATGCGCTGCTCGACAGCGAGCGGGACGACAAGCGCATCATCATCCGCCTGGCGGCGCTGCCCGATGATCGGTTGAGGATCCAGGTGATCGACAACGGGCAGGGCATCTCGCCGGAGCACCTGACGCGCATGTTCACCCAGGGCTTCACCACCAAGAAGGACGGGCATGGCTTCGGCCTGCACATCAGCGCCCTGGCCGCCATCGAGATGGCGGGCACCCTGTCCTGCGAGAGCGAGGGGCCGGGCCTGGGCGCCACCTTCACCATCGATCTGCCCATGCAGGGCGAGCGCCCGGGGTAGAATGCCGGAATGCAGTCTTCCTTCCTCCTGGCCCTCCTCGTGACCACGCTCAACACCCAGGCTCCCGCTTCCCCGGACTTCGGCGAGGAGGCCGCGGCGCGCTTCGCGGAGCTCGCGCTCGCCTGTGTCCATCGCGAGTACCCGAACAAGATCGCCCACGTGATGAACGGCGACGCGGACGCGCGCCCGCCGCGCGAGCTCACCCCCGCCTTCTACGGGTGCTACGACTGGCACTCCTCGGTGCATGGGCACTGGCTGCTCGTGCGTCTGGCGCGGCTCCACCCCCAGGCGCCCTTCGCCGCGCGGGCCCGCGAGGCGGTGGCCCGGAGTCTGACGCCCGAGAACATCGCGGCGGAGGTGCGCTATCTGAGCGCCCCGGGCCGGGTGTCCTTCGAGCGCCCCTATGGCCTCGCCTGGCTGCTGCAACTGGCGGCGGAGCTGCGCGAGTGGGAGGAGCCCCAGGCCCGCGCGTGGTCCACCGCGCTCGAGCCCCTGGAGGCGCACGCGGCCGGGCGCTTGCGCGAGTGGTTGCCCAAGCTGTCGCGGCCCATCCGCGTGGGCGAGCATGATCAGACGGCCTTCGCCTTCGGGCTCGTGCTGGATTGGGCCCGGCGCGCCGGGGACGAGGCGATGGTGAAGCTGCTCACCGAGCGCGTGGAGACGTTCTACGGCAAGGATGTCCGGGGTCCGCTCGCCTATGAGCCCTCGGGACATGACTTCCTCTCCCCCTGTCTGGCCGAGGCGGACCTGATGCGGCGCGTGCTGCCCCCGGCGCGCTTCGCCACCTGGCTGAGCGGCTTCCTGCCGGAGATTCCCTCCAAGGCCAGTGCGTCCTGGCTGGAGCCGGCGGTGGTAACGGACCCGGGCGATCCAAAGCTCGCGCACCTGGATGGCCTCAACCTGAGCCGGGCGTGGATGCTGGAAGGCATCCTCTCGGGCCTGCCCCCCCAGGACAAACGGCGCCGCTCCCTGGAGGAGACGGCGAGGCGCCACCGGGAGGCGGGACTGCGCGCGGTGACGGGAGCCCATTATGAGGGGGGGCACTGGCTGGGCAGCTTCGCGGTGTACCTGGTGACCGGCAGGGGCCTGCTCCAACCCTGAGCGCCTGTCCGCCCCTCGGACGGCGGCACGGCGGGCGCGCTTCGCCCTCCTGGGGGCGCGGCGCGGTGCTAACCTGGGCGGACATGAAGCGTCTTCTATGGGTCCTGTTCGGGGTCGTCCTCCTCGGCGTGGTGGCGGCGGGTGGCGCCTGGGTCTGGGTACAACGGGAAGTGCAGCGGGCCGCGGCGCCACCGGGGGCGCCTCCGGTGGAGTTCGTCGTCTCCAAGGGCACCACGGGTCGTGGCCTGGGGCCGCAGCTCGTCTCGGCGAAGCTCATCAATGACGGCCGGATGTGGCGCTGGTTCCTCTTCCGCCGCGGCGCGTTCGCCCCCAAGGCGGGCCGGCACCTGGTGAGCCCGTCCATGACGATGGCGGAGCTCGCCGCCGCGCTCGAGTCCGCCCCGCTGCCCGAGGACAAGCCCTTCGTCATCGTCGAGGGCTGGCGCCTGCGCGACACCGACGCCGCGCTCGCCGCCGCGAAGCTCATCACCCCGGGGGCCTACGTGGAGGCCGCCAGCCACCCCGAGCGCTACAAGGCCCCCTTCCAGCTCCCCCAGGGCACCCTCGAGGGCTACCTCTACCCGGAGACGTATGGCGTCGTGCCCGGGGCGTTCAACGTGGAGGAGCTCATCCAGCGCCAGCTCGATACCTTCGCCGAGCGCTTCTACCTGCCCCACCGCGAGGCGCTGTCACGCAGCAAGCGCACCCTGCACGAGGTGGTGGTCATGGCCTCCATGCTCGAGCGCGAGGAGCCCGTGCCCGCCCAGCGCACCATCGTGTCGGGCATCCTCTGGAAGCGCATCGACAAGGGCTTTCCCCTGGGGGTGGATGCCACCTCGCGCTACAGCCTGAGCGAGTGGAATGATCGCAAGGCCTTCCTCCAGCGGCTGCGCGACACGACGGACCCCTGGAACACGCGCCATCGCAAGGGCCTGCCGCCGGGCGCCATCGGCTCGCCCACCGTGGAGTCGCTCCAGGCGGCGCTCGCCCCCCAGACCAACGAGTTCTGGTACTACCTGCACGACTCCGAGCGGCGCCTGCACCCCTCGCGCAACGCCGAGGAGCACGAAGCGCTGCGCCGCAAATACAACGTGTACTAGTGCCGCCCGGGCCCTGTTACATTCGAGGGCCCCCCCTTCCTCGACCCGCCCATGACCTCCCGCACCGAAAACCTCAATGTCGTCGGCATCGACCGCATGGCCACTCCCGCCGAGATCAAGGAGCGGGTGCCGATGACGGAGCGAGCGGCCGAGTCCGTCCTCGCTGGCCGCCGCGCCCTGGTGGACATCCTGGAGCGCAGGGATCCGCGCCTGTTCGTCATCGTGGGGCCGTGCTCCATCCACGATCCCGTGGCGGGAATGGACTACGCGCGCCGCCTGCTCGCCCTCTCCGCGGAGGTGCGCGAGACGTTGTGCGTGGTGATGCGGGTGTACTTCGAGAAGCCGCGCACCACGACGGGCTGGAAGGGCTTCATCAATGATCCGCGCATGGACGACTCCTTCCGCATCGAGGAAGGCATGGAGCGCGGCCGCCGCTTCCTGAAGGACGTGGCCGAGCTGGGGCTGCCCGCCGCCACCGAGGCGCTCGATCCCATCGCGCCGCAGTACTACGGCGACCTGGTGTCCTGGACGGCCATCGGCGCGCGCACCGTGGAGTCGCAGACCCACCGGGAGATGGCCTCGGGCCTGTCGACGCCGGTGGGCTTCAAGAACGGCACGGACGGCTCGCTGGAGTCGGCGGTCAACGGCATCCTCTCCGCCTCGCACGCGCACAGCTTCCTGGGGCTGAACGAGAACGGCGTGTCGGCCATCATCCGCACCCGGGGCAATGCCCACGGGCACCTGGTGCTGCGCGGCGGAGGCGGACGGCCCAACTACGACACCGTGTCCATCACCCTCGCCGAGCAGGCGCTCACCAAGGCGAAGCTGCCGTGCAACGTCGTCGTGGACTGCTCGCACGCCAACTCCAGCAAGAAGCCCGAGTTGCAGCCCCTCGTCATGCGCGACGTGGTGCACCAGGTGCGTGAGGGCAACCGCTCCATCGTCGGCCTGATGATCGAGAGCTTCCTCGAGGCGGGCAACCAGCCCATCCCCGCCGATCTCTCCAAGCTGCGCTATGGCTGCTCGGTGACGGACGCGTGCGTGGACTGGAGCACCACCGAGACCATGCTGCGCCAGGCCCATGAAGTCCTGCGCGGCGTGCTCCCCACGCGCCGCGCGGCGTGATGTCCGGGACCCGCGTGCGCTGGCTCGTCGCCGGCGCCTTCCACCCCTCGCCCACGGGGCGGCGCTTCCCGCTCACCGAGCAGTCCTTCGCCGAGCAGCTCCGGCAGGCCACCACGGGCCTGCGCGTCACCGTGCCGGATCGCATCGGCTCGGGCGACACGAGCACCCACACGCTGTCCTTCGGCTCGCTGGACGCCTTCGGGATGTCCGCGCTCATCACCTCCCTGCCGGAGCTGCGCGCCCTGAGCGCCCTGCGTGAGGCGATCTCGGGCTCACGCCCCCTCGCGCCCGAGGACTCCGCCCAGCTCCGGGCCTCGCTGGGCGAGGGCCGCCTGACCGAGGCCCTCGCGCGCGCCCGCTCCTCCCGAGCCGCCTCGCTCGCCCTCGTCGAGGAGGCCCTGTTCACCACCGCCCGGGAGCTGCTCCAGCATCCGCTCGTGGCCCGGCTGGAGTCCGCCTGGCGCGGGCTGCACTGGTTGTGGACGCAGTGCCCCGCTTCCGCGGGCATGGAGCTCGAGGTGCTCGACGTCGGGCCCGAGGCGCTCGTGGACACCCTCGCCGCGAGCCTCGAGGGGCCCGCGCTCCAGCGTCCCGATGCCTGCTTCCTGCTGGACGTGGGCGAGGATCCCGCCACTCCGGGGAGGCTCGCCGCCCTGGGAGAGCAGGCCTGGCTGCCCCTCGTCATGGCGGCCCCCGCGTCCCTGGGCGGAGCCACGCTCGCGGGCGCCCAGGACTTCCGTCCCCCGGACGCGTGGAACCGGCTGCGCGCCGAGGAGTCCTCGCGCTGGCTGTGCGCCGCGCTCAACCCGGTGGTGATGCGCGCCGAGCGGCACGGAGAGGTGCGCGGCGAATGCCTCGCCAGTCCCGTGCTGGGCGTGGCGGCGCTGCTGGCGGCGAGCTTCCGCGACACGCACACCTTCGCGCGGCTCGTGGGTCCGGGCAGCCCGGTGCGTGCGCCCGCCGTGTGGCGGCCCCAGGAGGGACGGGGCCCGGTGGCGACCGAGGCGTGTCTCTCCCTTCGGGAGCAGCAGCGGCTGGCCTCGCGGGGCCTCGCGGGGGTGAGTGGGTGGTGGGACTCGTGGGACGTGAACCTGGCGGCGGCGCCCACCGTGTATGGCGGCCGGGACGCGGCGCCCCTGCCCGCGCAACTGCTCACCGGCCGCATCGTCCGCCTCGCGCAGGAGCTGATCGAACGGCTGCCCCCCCAGGCCAGTCCCCAAGCCATCTCCGAGGTGTGTGCTCGCGCGGCGAGCGCGTTCCTTCCCGCGGGCCCGGGCCGCCGCTGCGAGCTGCACGGGCAGGTGGTGTCCCTGGGCCGGGGCGAGCGGGGCCTGCACGTGCGCGCCGCGCTTCCTCCGGAGCTGGCCGGCACCCGCCTCGAGCTCGAGCTCACCCTGCCCTTGCGCGGTTGAGGCTCGCGCCGCGCGCGGGACTGGCGCACGGACCGAGGGGATGTGCGATGATGAACGGCGCGTCCGGTCGCGACGGGGAGGACCGCCGGTGGGTAAAACATTTCACGACGATCTCCGGCTGGAGTTGTCACTCACGGCGGGCGGCGCCACCTTCACCATTCCCGGTGGACGGATCAAACACCTGTCGGTGCAGCTCGCCTCGCATGGCTTCACCGCGGCGGTGACCTTCTGGACCTCGCTGGAGAAGCAGGACGCGCCGCTCTTCGCCGCCTTCCAGAAGCCGGAGCTCATCCAGGTGCGCGTGGCCATCGCCACGGAGGATCCCGAGCTCCCCTCGCCTCCCGCGCCCATCGTGCTGACGGGCCTGGTGCGCAGCCGCCGCCTCGTGGCGGAGGTGCACGGCACCTTCCAGGACACCCAACGCGTCTTCCGCCGCTACACGTTCGAGTTCGCCGACGCCGCCCAGGTGCTCTGGCGGCAGCACCGCCCCGTGGAGCTGCACACCAACACCTCCATGAAGGAGTTGCTCGAGGCCCACAAGGCCAGCCTCCAGCTCGCGCTCGACTGGACCGAGCTCAAGCGCAAGCAGCCGATGATCTGCCTGGGGTTGGGAGCGGACGAGCCCGGGGTCAGCTTCTACGACTACGTCTGCTGGTACGTGGACTCGCACCAGGGTGTCTTCAGCTACGACAACCAGAAGAACGAGTACCTCTTCGCCGACAGCAAGCCGTCCTCGGGGCAGGCGGCCCCGCTCGGTCCGCTCCGGGTCCATCGCACGCGGGTCCTCCTGCCGCCCCCCATCCGCCACGCGGCGCGGGTGCTCAACGCCGTGGCCCAGGCCCCCACCACCACGCCCATCGAGCAACCCCAGGCCGTCCAGGGCACGTACCACGACGTGGTGGTGCGCACCCCGCTCGCCAACCGGGCCGATGAGCGTCAGAAGCTGGAGAAGACGCGCCTGAAGCTCCGTCAGCGCCAGCTCCAGGTGGCCTTCAAGCGCTATCCCCCGGTGGATGTCTTTCCCGGCGCGCTGCTGCGTCTGGAGGGGGCGATGTGGCCCAAGTCCCTGACGGGGCGCGACGACGACATGCGGGTGGTGGAGATGGACTTCGAGGCCCATGCCGAGGGCGCGGGCCCGAATGACAATCAGCAGGATCTCCAGGCCGCGTACATCATGCGGTGGTCGGTCCTGCTGGAGTCCGCCTCCGAGGCGGCGGTCCCGCTGCCGGCCTACCGCGTCCCCCGCTACCCCATCCACGTCGAGGGCCTGGTGCACAGCCCGGGCGGCGAGCCCGAGGATCGGCGCTACCTCATCGTCGAGGACGAGAAGACCTCGCTCACCGACTACCGTCTGACGGTTCCCCTGTGGAACAAGACGGTGAGCGTGCCCGCCGAGCCCATCCACATGCCGGGTCAGTTCTTCTTCCCACCGTACAAGAACACCCGGGTGTTGGTGGCGCTCCACCACGAGCGCGCCGAGCTCTTGCGCTTCATCGACTGGAAGGAAGGCGTGCGCACGCCCCAGTCCGGCCAGGGCGATCAGCTCCTGCTGGGCGAGAGCAAGTCGAGCCAGACGGCGCTCACCCACGACTTCCAGGAGGACAAGCCCGTGTGGCGCATGTTGCGCACCTCGGGCGGCGACACGCAGGTCATCCGCATGGGTGAGGGCAACCTCTTCATCCAGGTGAAGGAGTCCCAGGCCTCGGCGGCGCCCACGCCCACCTACGACGTCTCGCCCCAGGTGGAGGCGGCCAAGGGAGACCTCTCGGCGTCGGTGGGCGACTCGCTCGGGCAGACGTCCGCCGCCTTCCAGGGGGCGATGGCCGCCTCGCGCGCGAAGATGCAGGGCGCGCAGGCGGCGATGAAGGCGGCGATGAAGGCGGCCCGCGCGGAGGTGGGCGCCAAGGTGGCGGCGGCCAAGAGTGGAATGCAGGGCGCCTCCGCGAAGCTGTCCCAGAGCTCCGGCCAGCTCTCGGCGGCGAGCGAGTCGGCCAAGGCCTCGCTGCAAAAGCTGCGATGAGCAACGAACGGATGGATGGGGGACACCCATGCGGGAACTGAGCGCGAAACTCGCGGAACTTCGCGGACAACTGGAGTCCTTCGGCACGGGCGCGACGGCCCGCCTGACGCCCCTGCGCGGCGGCGTGGACTCGCTGTCGGGCAAGCTGGCGCAGACCCTGGGCGCCCTGCGGCCCGAGGTGTCCACGGTGGATGGCTCGCTGACGGGGAAGATCGAAGCGTTGGACGCCGAGTTGGCGAACCTGGAGCCCTGAGTGAAGGCGCTTTGGACGCGGTTCGATCAGACGGCGGAAGAGGTCCAGGGCCTGCGCACGCGGCTGGACGGCTCCGGGGAGCGCGTGCGCAACTCGGTGAAGGAGCTCACGCCCTCCGTCTCCTCCCGCTGTGACGCCCTGCAAGAGCAGGTGAAGGGCTCACAGGACTCCTTCGCCCAGCAGCTCGAGTCGCTGAGCCAGGACACGGCCAAACGTCGCGAGACGCTCCTGAGCGAGGGCACGGCGCGCCTCCAGCAACGCAAGGCGCAGGTGCGCGCCAATGCCGCTCGGCTCGAGCCGGCACGCGTGAAGGAAGAGGAGGCGGCGCTCGAGGCCCGGGAGCAGCAGCTCCAGGAGTTGCTGCGCACGACGGGTGGCGAGACGGAGGCGCACCTGCAGGGGGCCCACTCCCAGCTCACGACCACGGCGGACTCGGTGTTCGGCCAGGTGGCGCGCACGCGTGAGGCCACGGACGGAGAGGTCCAGCGGTTGCTCGCCGCGCTCGAGGCGCTGCTCGGCCCGGCCCTCCTGGCCCTGGGGCAGCTTCACGCCGAGGTCCAGTCCACGGGCGAGTCCTCGAAGGCCAACACCAAGCGTCAGGTGGAGCAGCTCCGCTCCGGACTCCAGCCGCTGCGCACCCAGGTGCAGGGCTCCACCCAGTCGGCGGAGCAGCTGCTGCAAACCCTGGAGACCACCATTGGCGCCACCCTGCTCGCCGGCAGCCAGCAGCTCGGGCAGTTGCTCGACACGCTGGATGAGTCGCTGGGCGGGCCGGTGCGCTCGCTGAGCCAGCAGCTCGAGGCGGTGGAGAAGTTCCTCGAGCAGGTGGGCGAGCAGATCGACGCGCTCATCACCCAGGGGGTGGGCGCCATCGACACGCTGATGAGCACGGCGCTCACCACCCTCGAATCCATCCAGGCTCCGGTGCGCCAGACGATCGACGCCGCCTTCACGGTGCTCGACGGACTGACGAACACGCTCAACCAGCTGGACAAGCAGCTCCAGGCCCTCTTCACCGCCCTGCCCGAGAAGCTCGAGCAACTCCAGACACTGTTCAAGACGCTGGTGGGCACGCTGGAGTCCCTGCTGTCCCGGGCGGTGCAGATGTTGGAGGCCATCCCCGCCGCGGATCTCCCCAAGCCGCTGGTGGATCCCGCCGTCCAGGCCATCAAACAGGTGGTGACGCAGATCTCCACCCAGCTCGGCACCCTCACCCAGCAGGTGGGCCAGCAGATGACCACGGTGCAGGATCAGGTCATCTCCCAGGTGGAGCAGCTCCAGGCGCAGGCGGTGCAACAGGTGCAGACGATGCAGGAGCAGCTCCTGCAGCAGATCCAATCCCTGACCGAGTCGGTGCAGAGCGGCATCGATCAGGCCGTCACCCAGGCCGGGCAGCTGGTGGCGCAGGTGACGCAGCAGATCGGCACCGCGCGCGACCAGGTGGCTAAGCAGGTGGAGGCGATGAAGGCCCAGGCCGCCATGCGCGTGGAATCACTCCAGGAACAGGTGGGCCAGCAGCTGGCCACGCTCCAGCAGGCCCTCGAGGACGGAGTCCAGGCGGCGGCCAACCAGGTGGCGGCGGTGGAGGCCCAGCTCGAGCAGCAGCTCGCCGCCGCCCAGCAGCAGGTGCGCTCCGGCCTGGACGCGCTCGGTGGCACGGTGGACGCGGCGCTCGCCCAGGCGCGCGAGGGGCTCGCGCGCCTCGAGGCCGGGGTGACAGCGCAGGTGGAGCAGGTGCTCGCCGCCTTCACCCAGCGGGCCGGGAGCATGGGAGATTCCGCGGCCCAACAGCTCGACGGGATGCTGGGCCAGGTGGACTCGACGAAGCAGCGGCTCCTCGTGCCACTGGACACGCTGGAGGCCTCGCTGCGTGACAACAACCCCTTCGCGCCGGTGGTGGAGCAGGCCCGTGGCCAGGTGGACTCGGTGATGGGGAAGACCGAGTCCCGGGTGCGCGAGCTGACGGGCTGAGCGCTACTTGCCGCCGAGCTTGGGGGCTTCCGGCGGTTTGACTTCCGG
Protein-coding regions in this window:
- a CDS encoding N-acetylmuramoyl-L-alanine amidase produces the protein MRSHLAPLLALLLPLSAQAKRDPAEVAYEEARRSYYVLKDDAARRKLRHHWLNVASKFEAVASHYPKSERAPDALYTAAELLNSLSRLSFVVEDQQAAIADYTRVVEAHSRHRLADDAAVTLARIYFERMDQPETARRIITSFLAKHSKGDRIAELKSLLASLPPPPKAAPAPVPARKPAEPAPAPVVASAPEPVKPAPTPQPPVIRVDLSKPAEPATAQASATTGGERPSSSPLLDAISQQAREASATPSSPAPVETKTAETKPVEPKAVEVKVAETKPVEPKAVEVKVAETKPVEPKPVEVKFADAKALPAPRSAELLGANKPVTAAVDEHMAQARLKAAAKVSNGAELTLAEQLGLKVRRVVIDAGHGGHDTGAISRKGLKEKDVTLAISRKLARELRERGLEVLLTRDEDRYLKLEERARLANDTRGDLFISIHCNSATTSKLRGIETYTLNTSADRYSIRLAARENASSEKGISDLQFILADLATKANTEESTRLANQVQRNLVSHLSANYSGVKNLGTKEALFYVLLGARMPAILVETSFLSHPEEEKRLASEAYQDEVAQAIAQGVEDFVGGRRQVAKAPSAVP
- a CDS encoding ATP-binding protein, which codes for MPGVENSWLTPGGRLLRRLDVFLSEPLRQAAPEDLGRYRLLILISLGLLLLNALSLLALPWSPEPWVQGPLALLILGVTTLALARLRRQCSPEKTALLVCSALGVALVFISTAQELPYSASHAATMLLPALSVYLVGARLGFFLTLPVCLVLGVLHPLRYTLLGHMPRQDLVQLWILDVSAAVFMLCIWAVSWMHASALDQARLSREQMLRTLHESEYKLRTLIENTDDLVCSLDTKGRILVANAAMRDYCRGRYGWQAIPGEPLLSPDAQNQRQVEHILQQVLRGQSVRLEDGSLEGSPPKVLELSFKPVLGEQGQPIGVTLFGRDVTERREAEHKLSEMHRSLVDVSRQAGMAEVVTGLLHNVGNTLNSINVSVHLVTERIRASRVGSMVRAAELIHTHREALGRFLEQDPRGQQLPSYMLALSRQLIEEQQALLAEQRTLTDALDHVKSIIGMQQEHARVSAPVELVKVSQLIDDALRLHAVSFQRSGIDIRREYEPLPPILLDRHKLLQILLNLLSNARHALLDSERDDKRIIIRLAALPDDRLRIQVIDNGQGISPEHLTRMFTQGFTTKKDGHGFGLHISALAAIEMAGTLSCESEGPGLGATFTIDLPMQGERPG
- a CDS encoding DUF2891 domain-containing protein; the protein is MQSSFLLALLVTTLNTQAPASPDFGEEAAARFAELALACVHREYPNKIAHVMNGDADARPPRELTPAFYGCYDWHSSVHGHWLLVRLARLHPQAPFAARAREAVARSLTPENIAAEVRYLSAPGRVSFERPYGLAWLLQLAAELREWEEPQARAWSTALEPLEAHAAGRLREWLPKLSRPIRVGEHDQTAFAFGLVLDWARRAGDEAMVKLLTERVETFYGKDVRGPLAYEPSGHDFLSPCLAEADLMRRVLPPARFATWLSGFLPEIPSKASASWLEPAVVTDPGDPKLAHLDGLNLSRAWMLEGILSGLPPQDKRRRSLEETARRHREAGLRAVTGAHYEGGHWLGSFAVYLVTGRGLLQP
- the mltG gene encoding endolytic transglycosylase MltG, whose protein sequence is MKRLLWVLFGVVLLGVVAAGGAWVWVQREVQRAAAPPGAPPVEFVVSKGTTGRGLGPQLVSAKLINDGRMWRWFLFRRGAFAPKAGRHLVSPSMTMAELAAALESAPLPEDKPFVIVEGWRLRDTDAALAAAKLITPGAYVEAASHPERYKAPFQLPQGTLEGYLYPETYGVVPGAFNVEELIQRQLDTFAERFYLPHREALSRSKRTLHEVVVMASMLEREEPVPAQRTIVSGILWKRIDKGFPLGVDATSRYSLSEWNDRKAFLQRLRDTTDPWNTRHRKGLPPGAIGSPTVESLQAALAPQTNEFWYYLHDSERRLHPSRNAEEHEALRRKYNVY